CCGAGACGCAGCCCGATGCCCTCCGATGTCACCCCTTGCGCGATCAGGGCGCAGACCTGTCGCTCGCGCTCGGTCAGGCCCGGTTCGAGCCGTTGGATGCGCGCGTCGAGATTGTCATCAACGCCGCGCGAACCCTCGGCCGAGACCGCCTCGTCGTGCCGCCACAGCAAGGCCATCAGCAGATCGGCCATCTGCCCGAGCCGGGCGACGTCCTCCTGCCGGAAATCGTCATCCCGCGCGCGATAGACGCTGAGGCGCATCGTCCGGCCGTTGCGCTTCTCCGCGACCGACAGCCGGTGGTCGAGGTTGATCTCGGCGTAGCATTCCCGGCGATAGTCGCCCTTCTCCACATCGGCAGCGTCGATATCGACGATGATGCGGCCATCCCGCGCCGCGGGACCGGCCAGCAGCCGGGTGACGGGATCGTTGTTCCAGTGCCGGCGGATGTAGCGGTCGGCGACCGTCCGGGCCACGCGGCGGGGCCCAAGGTTCTCCGCCAGGACGGTCTGGATGGTCCCGCAGTGGGTCGTGGCGAAGGCGGTGACATGGTCCGTGCCGAGGGCCGACCGCGCGAAAGTCAGGAATTGCGACCCGAAATCGCTGTGGCCGATATGG
The sequence above is a segment of the Phreatobacter oligotrophus genome. Coding sequences within it:
- a CDS encoding helix-turn-helix transcriptional regulator — its product is MQVYDGGRFGTQDPGCAGLIAHIGHSDFGSQFLTFARSALGTDHVTAFATTHCGTIQTVLAENLGPRRVARTVADRYIRRHWNNDPVTRLLAGPAARDGRIIVDIDAADVEKGDYRRECYAEINLDHRLSVAEKRNGRTMRLSVYRARDDDFRQEDVARLGQMADLLMALLWRHDEAVSAEGSRGVDDNLDARIQRLEPGLTERERQVCALIAQGVTSEGIGLRLGIGLNTVLTYRKRAYARLGISSQNELMRRLMM